A region of the Thioploca ingrica genome:
ATCCGCAAAGGGATGACGGTAGCCGAGCAGAAAAATGGTTAGCACCGATATTAAATTATGAGGTGTAAAATCAAATCAATTTAAGTGGTTTAGAACTCGTAGGATGTGGTAACGAAGGAACAACCGCATCATTTCGCGATGGCTGCTCGCCATGTTGAAATATGACGGTAAGTTATCTCTCGATTGATGCGGTTCGCCAGTTCACCGCATCCATCCTACGCGGGCTACAAAATTCATTTTTTAACAAGTTTCTCGATTAGGTTGATTATTTGAGTATTTGCAACTATTTCTTCTGCATATATAACTGCATGCTCATCTATAGAGTTTTGAATATCAAGAAAATACGTCTTCCTCTTATCCCAACCTACTACGTCAAATACATTTTTCAACATCTTTAATGATGCTTCTTTTTCATCTACCAAAGAAAAGTAGCACGCCAGGCAAAAATCATTTTTTAAGACCATCGATATATCAACGTTAAAATTTTCTTCTATAATTTTCCGCAACTTATAAATATCTTGTTTATTACTCACTTTCAGTCTCCAATATATACTATTTTTTAGAACTCGTAGCCAGAATAGCCAGAGTAGGGTGCGTTGTTAACGCACCATACCTTGCTAGTCGACGCGCCAACATCAAATTAACCAAACAACCGGTAGGCACAATTGAAACGAGACCACGAAGCAACTATTTCAGTCAGTCTTAAAAGGATTTTGGATAGTGATCCCTTCAACAATTTGTCCATGATTTAAGTCCTCTGTCAACAATATATTGGCATTAGACTGAATCGCGGCTGCCATAATTAAAGCATCCCAAAAAGACAATTTATGTTGCATTTGGACTTTAAAAGCTAAAAGAATTGTTTCAGGGGTATTCGTATGCACTCGCCATATCAAAATATATTTTTTCACAATTTTATGCGCTTGTTAACGATTCTAAAATCCTTTGAGCAATAAGATGTTTTTCTGATATAGATGTATCATAAGCATATATCAATATATTGGTATCAACAAAAGTATCAACGTTCATACAAGGATTCTCTTTTTGCCGGTTGGCCACCCAAATTAAACCCTTGTTTTAACTCTGCAAGTGCTTCTTGACAGAGTTGTTCATAATCCACATTCTCATCCTGGGTAGCAATTTCCCTGAGTACCAAACGCTGAAAATACTGCGCCACCGACATATTCCATTGTGCTGCAATTTTTTCCAGTGAATGCAATAGATTATCTTCAATTTCAAAACTGATGGTTTGTTTCATATTTTTTCCTTGTTTTTAAGATTAAAAATTATATTGACAAGCTATCGGTTGATAGCCAGAGTAGGTTGCGTTATTAACGCACCATTCACAACGGTAAAAGAAAGCGAGTTTTCGGTGCGTTACGGCTGACGCTTAATGCACCCTACCTCGCTTAAGTGCAGTTTTGGATTATTTAGTTTCTAATTATTTATATAAGGTTTAATTCAATTGATAATTGGTATTAACTCACCTCTTGCCCCGTACTAACCAATGACATTACACCCATTCCCCCTTTAAAAAATGGAGGCTAGGGGGAATTTAGGAGCGTTGACGAATTAAACATCTTAGTCAAAATCTCTCCCAGACCCCAACTATTGAAAAACGATATTATCGCTCTACCTGGCCAAAAACGGTTAATCCCGCCCAGAATAAAGGATGGTTAAAAGGACGTTCGGTGGACTGATATTCTTGGATTAAATGCTGACAAGTTTCATTGGAGGATAAATCGAATTGTTTTACTAATTCTTGCAAATCTTGGTTAGACATTTCACGTAAAGCACGACGTGCCTGCGCAGTGACTTGATGCCAGGGTAAGTCAGGATTATGGTGAGCAATTTGATAAAAGTGATAACTAAAACAAAGCCCGGCTAAACTAGGACAAGGCCATAATGTCCCCACTATGGTTTTAGCGCCGGCTGCCATTAACGCGGGAATAATACCTTGTGGTGTTATTGAACCAGTTGATTGGAAAGCTTTTATAGGTGATTCTCCCGGTAACATAACCATCAATTGAGCTGATATCGGTAATAGTGTACCTATCCAATCAGGCAATTGTATTGATTCACTTTCTTTTGAATTCAAGTCATTAATTAATTGCTGCGGATCACTAAAATGAATGGGCAAAGCGAAGTGAACCCAATGACTATGAGAAATACTTTGAATAACATCAAAGATTGAACGAGCCGAAACTAATGACTGCGTATTAAAATGTTGCGCAACCCATTGAGCTTCTTGTGTTTTGCAGGGTGTCAGATTCGTTGGCTCCGTTATAACACAATATTTTGGTTGTAGTTGAGCAATGGGAGGCAGTGGTGAATCCGGTGATCGAGAACGAGATTGTAACCAATGGGTTATACTAATTTCTCTCACTAATGCAGTTTCTAATTCTGGTAAAGCTTCCCAAGGTAATTGATCTAACCCAGCTGGAAAAATGACGGTTATCTGCTTCAGGTTTTGTTGTTGTGTCCAGCGTGTTAGACAATTGGCCACAATTTGCATTTGTCTCGAATTGATTACCGTATCCCAATGTGAACTTGGATTCATTTTTACCTGATCTTTGCTGGCTTGATATTGTCGTTGCCAAGCGGATAATCCCTGCGCCCACTGTTCTAGTAATCCACCTTTTTTAATCGTTGGATTAGTCCAAAAACGTTGATGTGCAGCGGCGTCTGGTAAGTCACGCAAGCTCACCTGGTGTTGGTCTAGCCACAATAGGCGTAAGCGTCGTTGTACTGGATCAAAAAAAGCTTGTACCAAGGCTTCTTGAGATAATAAATGTCGTTGACAAGTTTCAATACCGGGTAATTTAACTACCCAAGTATTATCTAACCAGATTTGCAAAAGTGGCCACAGTGTTCCTTTCGTGGGTGCTTTCCCTTCTTCAAGCCAAACCAGCGGCGTAGCTAAAGCATTCCATAATGCTTGCTCTACTCGCTCTTCCCAATCATGACCCAAATTCAAACGGTTCTCAGTTAAACTAATGCGGGCTCGTTCTAGCGTTTCCCAAATTTGTTGAACAGTTGCTTGAGTAATTAATAATTCAGCGAGTCGTGCATTAGCCCACTGAGAAACTAATTCAGCTAATGCTAAATGGCTAGGCGGATAAGTTGAAATGACCCGGTTAAATTTTTGTTTTAAGGTATTAAGTGGTTGTAATATCGTTTCATGGGATTGTGCTTGATAATCTTTTTTAAATTCAGGGGTGTTATTTTCTTGATTAGCCTGGTTATCTTCTTCAACCGATGAAGTGGGTGATTCTATTGCTAAATGGGATTCCTGATCCGCTATCACCTTGAGGCAAGAAGAAGATAGCCATTTTTTTATAAGAATCTCCAATTGCGGTGGAACATCTCCTAATATCTGCGCAACCAAAGCTTGTTGATAAGCGGTAGGCGTTACTTCACTAGCGATAAACTTGGCGAAAGTGGGTGTCAGTTGCTGTGCTTGGTGTTGAACCTGGTTCCAAGCTCGTTGTAATAAGGTAGCTAATTTTTCTACTTTGCCTAGCGCTAATTCGCGCAACCACATTTGCAAACCCGGTTGTTCTGAGTTGATTTGTTCTTCTCTAATGGTTAAGCGTTGTGCGGTTGGATGCGTACCTAAAAAATCTAACCATAAAAATAAAAAGGGTTCGGAAGCATCAGCCAATTTTTGCCAAGCACTTTTAGCGAAAGCCGCTTGTAAATGCTCACTACTTTGCCAAGGTGGTGTTTGCGACCAAGTTTCGACGACCTGTTCCGGACTAGCTTCTACGGATTGGCTTACTAATAATATTCCTAAAATAATATCAGGTAAGTTCTCTAAACCGGACTTAGCTAGATTGAGTTGTTGCTGTAGAGCGGTATATAACCATTCAAATAAAATAGCTTCACTGCGTTCAATCGTACATTGCCAACTGGGATGATTAGCTAATTGGTTGAGTTGCAATAAGCGATGATACGCCGCTATATCTGCCTTTAATTGAACCAAAGTTTTACGTTGACTAATCTGTGTTTGCCACCAGGATAGTTGCTGTAAAGCTGCGGTTTCATCTAAAGTAGCAGGTTTAATTCCTAACTTATGCCAATGAACGGTTAATCTTTGTTCAAGAGTACGTTGCTGTTGAGGTAAGGTAAGTGCTTCTTGTACTAAAGAAGAATGATGTAACTTGTGTAAATTTTGGTAAACGACGTCAAATCCTTGCTTCTCTCGTGCTTGAGCGATTAAATAACAGCTTTCACTGAGCGCCAATAATTTTTCTGTAGAGATACCGTGGCGGTGGGGTTGTTGGGGATTATGCCATCGCCATAAAATGGAGTAAAGCAATTGCTGAAAAGCGGTAGTAATAGTCGCCGCTACTGGCGTATTTTCTAAATGTTTGTGCCAGTTACGTAATAAAGTCAGGCGATAAGGTGATTTGATGGGTTCTAAACTCAGCCAAAGCCAGAAACCGGCTTGGGGTAAAGTGTGAATGATGCGCTCCGGTTGCCCTTGATTGCCCCAAGCTGCTAACAGATTCTCACTTAATTTTGAGAATAATTCATAACTATTCGTTTGAGATTCAGCGGCAGGTAATAATTGGCTAGTGTGGCTCAAACCTTGTTGCCAATAAATGACCGCTTGTTCAGTTTCATTGAGTTGTAGATGTACTATCCCAGCATTGTGGTATAGTTTAAGCGTTAATTCACCGATACCCGGCGTAATTTCGGCGCCGCTCTCGAGAAATTGTTCAATATAATAAATTGCTTGGCGATAAAATTGTACCGCTTGCTGGGGATAGTTGAGCGCCTGCTGTGCATTCACCGCCGCATTAAAATATAATCTGAGCGTTTGTTCACGTACCCCAGCTTGAGTTTCACCCTGATTTAAAAAAGTCTGCGCATGATGAAGACCTTCCTGATAAAGCTGTTGGGATTCGGTTGGACTATGAAGAAACTGATGAACATTAACACCCGCATTAAAATACAGTTTTAATAGGTTTTCGCGTACCTTGGCATCAGTTTCACCCTGGTTAAGAAAATGTTTAGCTTGGTTAATACCCGTTTGCCAAAGTTGTTGTGCCGATGTCGGTGCCTTAAAGGTATTAACAGCAATACCACCCAGGTTGAAGTAGTCATCTAATAATTCCGCTCGTAACTGACTTAGCGTTGCTTCGCTGGCTTGAGAAATTTGCTCAAGGCGTGTAGCAACCTCATTTTCAACGCGGATGAGCCAATCAGCGAGAAGGGTATCTTTAGGTGGATTAAGAATATCTGCGGGTATCATGGTTTGTGCCTTGATAGTTAAAAAACTGAAGTTATTTTGATTATGTTAACATGAAGTTAAGTTTTCAATCCTCAAGACGATTTCTCTTTATTTATATCTTAACCATAATAAACAAAACAACTCCATTTTTAGGGTCAATGAAGGATTAACTGGTAATAACTTTAATACAATTGAAGTCGATTATAAAGGCATCATGACCGAGTTTCATAAAATAATTGAATTCAACAATATCTTCCAATATATGATATAATAAAAAATATATTTTAATAGTTATGTCACGATTATCAGTTATTATCATCACTCATAATGAAGAACACCAGATTGGCGAATGTTTAGCTTCAGTTAGCTGGTGCGATGAAATTATTGTGGTGGATTCTGGCAGTACGGATAATACCGTGACACAATGTCGTCAGTTTACCCATAATATTTTTATCCAGGATGATTGGCAAGGATTTGGCGTTCAAAAAAATAGAGCTTTAGCAAAAGCCACCGGCGAATGGGTTTTATCCATTGATGCCGATGAAAGAATCAGTACTGCCTTACAACAAGAAATTAAACAAGCGATTACTCATCCAACGACCTCAGCTTTTCGTATTCCACGTCAATCTTATTATTGTGGGCGTTGGATAAAGCATAGTGGTTGGTCATCAGATTATGTCATTCGCCTATTTCGGCGCCAATGCGCCCACTTTACCAACGATTTAATCCATGAAAAAGTTCAAGTTTTATCAGGTAAAGTGAATACGTTAACTACGCCTTTATTACACTACTCTTTTACTTCAGTGGAAGAAGTGTTAGAAAAAATTAACCGATATTCTTCACTCAATGCCCAACTGCACTATGAACAAGGTAAACGCGCTACGCTTACCCAAGCGATTGGGCATGGCTTATGGGCTTTTGTCAGAACCTATCTGTTACAAGCTGGCTTTCTCGATGGAGCAGAAGGTTTTATGCTCGCTGTATCCAATGCGGAAGGCACTTATTATCGTTATCTTAAACTGATGTATTTACAAAAATATGTTAAAAATCAGCGTTATAGTGACAACCTATAATCGGCCTGATGCGCTAGCCCTCGTATTGCAAGCCTTGGCAGCCCAAGAATGTCCTTGTTTTACCCAAGAGGAACAGCAACAACTGTTTGCTAAACGCCAACAAAAGTCACCTTTTGAAGTGATTATTGCTGACGATGGTTCAAGCTGTGCGACGACTCGACTCATTCGGGATATTCAACCTTATTTGCCTTATCCACTCCAACATGTTTGGCAAGAAAATCAAGGATTTCGTGCGGCCAAAATCAGAAACCGTGCCATTGCGGTTGCTCAAGGTGACTATCTCATCTTTTTAGATGGTGATTGTATTCCGCTAACTGATTTTATAACTAAACAAAGTCAACTCGCAGAATCAGGTTGTTTTGTGGCTGGAAATCGTATTTTGCTAAGCAAAAAATTGACAGAATATATTATTCGTCAACAATCGCCAGTGTGGAAATGGCATTCGCTCCAATGGCTGTTACCTTATTTACGCCGAGACATCAATCGCTTATCGCCTTTAATTCGATTACCCGATAGTTTTTTAAGAAAATACTGTGCCCAAACCTGGCAAGGCGCTAAAACCTGTAATCTCGCGATTTGGCGAGAAGATATTTTAGAAATCAAGGGTTTTAATGAAGAATTTCAAGGTTGGGGACATGAAGATGCGGATTTAGTGGTCCGTTTATTAAGTCATGGCGTGCGACGTAAAGAAGGACGTTTTGCGGTACCGGTATTCCACTTATGGCATCCGCAAATCGATCGTAGTCAAGAACTACAAAATCGCCAACGTCTATTTAAAACTATTCAAACTAAAACCTCTCAATTCTAAAATTAGTTTGGCGCCTAAAAACCAATTATTGTTAATTCTTATCCGGATTAACCGGTTTAATATCTTTATGAGGGATAAATAAGCCACAACCCATTTTTTGCCCCTTTCCTAAGCCCTGTTGTTGTAGTGTTAAAGAATCCGGTGGTTTTAAATCCGCGATCATGAGGCTACGAGTAAATAATTCCCCCGCTGGTAATTTAAAATAGTGGGTTTTACCACACAACGCTTTACGGCAGGGTATTCCCAGCGATTCTAGTTGCATAACAACCTGTTCTAAAAAGATTTCTTCATCTTGGTTGGGATCAGCAATAACATGCCGTGCAAATAAAACTGGCATCGGACTAAGCGGTTTTTCTACGGCTTTATTTACTTTGAGAGCATAGCCCGCGATATCTAAACTCAGGTTAATTAAGGCATGTGCTGCCGTCACTCGATCTTGCGGCAACCGTAAAGTGAGCTTAGTACGACGCGATAAGTACAACAGTTCATCTCGCTCGTTAGGACGATACCAACCATTACCGGATTCAGCACCATGAATCAAATGTAATCCCGCTTGTGGTTCGTGTTCAAACCATGGTAAGCGCTGTTGAATCGTTTGCGATAACGCATAGGCATGGTCAACTGGCAGGCATTGACAATGGATATCAAAAACCAAATCGACTATTCCTGGAGATGACTTGAATTCTGTTTGAGAGACTTCTTCTTGCCACAACATAATCTTAGTAAAAAGCCGCTTCTAAACGATCTTCCCAATTTTCTGGGGTATCTGGAAAAGAAGGACGAACGTCTATCCGGAAAAACCGTTCCCCCAATTGAGATTGCTGTTTAATCATTTCAACTAATTCTTCAAAATTTTGCAATTCATGATGTTGAATTAAAATTTCACTGAGATACAACATAGTTTAATTTTCCTAACATCAAATTCGTTATCCAATTTAATATAAAAACTAGCTAGTTAAAAAATTAATTATAAAGTAAGTAAAAAAATAGATTTGAATGAGTCCAATTAGCTGAGTACAATGATCCTTTGTTATCAAAGTGCCCAGCATAATGCGCTAACCAAATGATTAATCCGATATCAAGAGAATTACTTTTTTTGATTGGCAACCTCATTGATAAAAATCGCTAGATTCTTCCGAGTTGAGCGCCGGCTTTTTACCTATCATGGGTATGATGGCGAAAAAATCAATGTCATTGGGGAATATCAAAATAACTATACTATTATCAATAAATAAGGAGTTTTTATGAGTGAGACGACCATAGAAAATAAACCCTATAAAAGTCCCATCCAACCCACGAAATTATCTTTAAATGATACGTTACAATTTCGGTGTCATAAAGATATTGCTTGCTTTAACGAATGTTGTAAAAAAATTGATATTTTACTGACTCCTTATGATATTTTGCGCTTAAAAAACCGTTTAGGTCTCACTTCCGAGGTGTTTTTAGCACAATATACCGTTCCTTATGAAATGGACGCCCAAAGTATGCCGGGGGTAAAAATTCGGACGGCTGATGATAATCTTATTTGTCCATTCCTTCGAGAGGCCGGTTGCAGTGTCTACGAAGATCGTCCTTCGGCTTGCCGATATTACCCGTTAGGCTTACTTTCCATGCGTCAACAAGATTCTACTACGGATGAAAATGCCTATTTTTTAGTTAAAGAAGACCATTGTCTTGGACATAATGAACCCCGTACTCTGCCAATACAGGATTATCGTCAAGAGCAAGGCGTTGATATTTATGATGAAATCAATCATGAATGGCGACAAATCATTCTGAAGAAACGTTCCGCTGGACCGACTATAGGTAAACCGACTTTAAGAAGTTATCAATTTTTCTTTTTAGGTAGCTATAATCTAGATGGATTGCGAAGTTTTATACTAAGCCAAGGGTTTTTAGAAGTTTATGAGTTAGATGATAAAACCTTGAAACAACTTAACCAGGATGATGTCACCTTATTGAGATTTGGCTTTAGACTACTTAGACAAGTTTTATTCGGAGAAATGACTATTCCGCTTAAAGAAAATGCGATGCAAACCCGGGTGCAGCGGCGACGCGAGACAAATCAGGTTGATCCTGACAATCCCAATAGTGATTATCAAGGGCCATTAGTCGTTTAATTACTGCCTTCTTTTCTAAAATGAGTTAGTCATAAAATATGTTCAAAAAAAATTTAACTCAACAAATTCTTACAGCCATGCTGTTAGGTGGTGTAGTAGGAGGAATATTAAATTTCTGGGTAGAAATAGCCGCTATCCAATGGTTAGTCAACAATGTTTTCCAGGTGATTGGGCAGATTTTTGTTCGCCTACTGAATATGTTAGTTGTACCATTGGTATTCGTATCACTGGTGGGTGGAGTAGTTGCTTTAGGAGATGTCGGTAAATTAGGTCGGTTAGGTGGTAAAACGCTGTTATTTTTTTTAGCCACCACCATGGCGGCTATTGCTTTAGCCTTGATTATGGCCACTATTGTGGCACCGGGCCAAGGATATCATCTCGAAACGCATCCCACCTATTCTGCTAATACACCGCCGTCTATTGCTCAAACGATTATTGAACTGGTACCTAATAATCCAATTCAAGCAATGGCACAAGGCCAAATGCTACCACTGATAATTTTTTCCTTACTGTTTGGAATTGCAGTACTTATGGCTCAAAATTCTGGACAACAACGTGTTAAACAGCTATTCGACGATCTCAATGAAATTAATCTGCAAATTGTTATTATCGTCATGAAATTCGCCCCGCTTGGGGTATTTTGTTTAATTAGCAAAACTTTTGCAGTAGAAGGGTTTGGAGCAATTAAACCGTTACTCGATTATTTTCTGGTGGTCGTCGTGACTTTGTTTATCCAGGCTTTTATTATTTATCCGTTGTTAATCAAATGGCTTTCTGGATTAGATGTCGGTATATTTTTGAAGAAAATGCGTCGGGTTCAAATCTTTGCTTTTAGCACTGCCAGTAGTAATGCCACTATTCCAGTGAATATAGAAAATACCGAAAAACATTTAGGTGTAGATAATTCCATTGCTTCATTTATCATTCCTTTAGGTGCGACGATTAACATGGATGGTACTGCTATTATGCAAGGTGTTGCTACCTTATTTATTGCTAATGTCTACAGTATCCATTTAACCAATGGAGATTATGCGATGGTTATTGTGACAGCCACTTTAGCCTCTATTGGAACAGCGGGTGTACCGGGAGTCGGATTAATCATGCTAGCTATGGTACTTAACCAAGTTGGCTTACCCGTAGAAGGAATTGCTTTGATTATGGGGGTTGACCGACTGTTAGATATGATGCGTACTGCGGTTAATATTACCGGCGATGCGGTGGCAGCGGTAATTATGGCTAAGAGTGAAGGTGCATTAGATCATCAAATTTACCTAGCTAATAATAATGAATGATAACGGCTCCAAACCATA
Encoded here:
- a CDS encoding two-domain glycosyltransferase produces the protein MLKISVIVTTYNRPDALALVLQALAAQECPCFTQEEQQQLFAKRQQKSPFEVIIADDGSSCATTRLIRDIQPYLPYPLQHVWQENQGFRAAKIRNRAIAVAQGDYLIFLDGDCIPLTDFITKQSQLAESGCFVAGNRILLSKKLTEYIIRQQSPVWKWHSLQWLLPYLRRDINRLSPLIRLPDSFLRKYCAQTWQGAKTCNLAIWREDILEIKGFNEEFQGWGHEDADLVVRLLSHGVRRKEGRFAVPVFHLWHPQIDRSQELQNRQRLFKTIQTKTSQF
- a CDS encoding sodium:dicarboxylate symporter encodes the protein MFKKNLTQQILTAMLLGGVVGGILNFWVEIAAIQWLVNNVFQVIGQIFVRLLNMLVVPLVFVSLVGGVVALGDVGKLGRLGGKTLLFFLATTMAAIALALIMATIVAPGQGYHLETHPTYSANTPPSIAQTIIELVPNNPIQAMAQGQMLPLIIFSLLFGIAVLMAQNSGQQRVKQLFDDLNEINLQIVIIVMKFAPLGVFCLISKTFAVEGFGAIKPLLDYFLVVVVTLFIQAFIIYPLLIKWLSGLDVGIFLKKMRRVQIFAFSTASSNATIPVNIENTEKHLGVDNSIASFIIPLGATINMDGTAIMQGVATLFIANVYSIHLTNGDYAMVIVTATLASIGTAGVPGVGLIMLAMVLNQVGLPVEGIALIMGVDRLLDMMRTAVNITGDAVAAVIMAKSEGALDHQIYLANNNE
- a CDS encoding lipopolysaccharide core biosynthesis glycosyltransferase, yielding MSRLSVIIITHNEEHQIGECLASVSWCDEIIVVDSGSTDNTVTQCRQFTHNIFIQDDWQGFGVQKNRALAKATGEWVLSIDADERISTALQQEIKQAITHPTTSAFRIPRQSYYCGRWIKHSGWSSDYVIRLFRRQCAHFTNDLIHEKVQVLSGKVNTLTTPLLHYSFTSVEEVLEKINRYSSLNAQLHYEQGKRATLTQAIGHGLWAFVRTYLLQAGFLDGAEGFMLAVSNAEGTYYRYLKLMYLQKYVKNQRYSDNL
- a CDS encoding PilT protein domain-containing protein, with amino-acid sequence MKKYILIWRVHTNTPETILLAFKVQMQHKLSFWDALIMAAAIQSNANILLTEDLNHGQIVEGITIQNPFKTD